The Streptomyces aurantiacus genome includes a region encoding these proteins:
- a CDS encoding asparagine synthase-related protein has translation MRWLVGWSSTVARAPEAGSAGATGSDGETVHPVGSQLLWGDPDPLWAVGDWRPDEVRVIKADDQNRMAVLGTCGASDEELRVGLFAARGGALRHLTAWPGSYTAVVQVGRRVMVCGDLAGARPVFYTPWASGTAYSTAALPLADLIEANLDFGHLAALLAAPDVPAALHDTTPYEGVRRIPPGHALILRAGAREIAGYEAVASLAVAAPIADAVSAVDGVRDALVEAVRARLAAPRHVPGADIDPGPVPGMGPAERRAARGMPVPGIGADLSGGPASGTLALLAAGLPGAPGTVLGHGTGAGERLLAVTFNDLAVKGREAELERAGTLAANPRLHHVVVAGGEEVLPYAELEGPLTDEPGPSLVTAVRHRARLASGSADHFTGYGARQVLDAHPARLADLLMDRKRRHLVRPVAALAKADGSVMVPARVYGAARKLARTPYLVGIEGLADRLLHRRFEEPGGAVGASLAALTWARPGPAARWLTGEALAEVSVRLTGSATRASVGPGQRPGDFRARTALARHAADLRILEQAAEVRFQRLHAPFLDNQVVRACRALPEALRVQPGARAAILRTVLEGAGVADLPPGWGAPSHASSAAAARTGLRVAVDELVALFDTPLLAQAGLVEARVVRKALRAAADGEPLPLEGLADLVSLELWLRRLLDRRGTCWTGTPARQRAVPAGIRPQRGALGAGARRG, from the coding sequence ATGCGATGGTTGGTGGGATGGAGCAGCACCGTCGCTCGCGCGCCTGAGGCCGGTTCGGCGGGCGCGACCGGGAGCGACGGAGAGACGGTTCACCCGGTCGGTTCCCAGCTCCTGTGGGGCGACCCCGATCCGCTCTGGGCGGTCGGCGACTGGCGCCCCGACGAGGTGCGCGTCATCAAGGCCGACGACCAGAACCGCATGGCGGTGCTCGGCACCTGCGGTGCCTCCGACGAGGAACTGCGCGTGGGCCTGTTCGCCGCGCGCGGCGGGGCACTTCGGCATCTGACGGCCTGGCCCGGCAGTTACACGGCCGTCGTCCAGGTGGGCCGCCGGGTCATGGTCTGCGGCGATCTCGCGGGCGCCAGGCCGGTGTTCTACACGCCCTGGGCGAGCGGCACGGCCTACTCGACCGCGGCTCTGCCCCTCGCCGACCTCATCGAGGCCAACCTCGACTTCGGACATCTGGCGGCCCTGCTCGCCGCTCCCGACGTACCGGCCGCTCTCCACGACACGACCCCCTACGAGGGCGTGCGGCGCATTCCGCCGGGGCACGCGCTGATCCTGCGCGCGGGCGCACGGGAGATCGCCGGCTACGAGGCGGTGGCCTCCCTCGCCGTCGCCGCCCCCATCGCCGACGCCGTCAGTGCGGTGGACGGCGTCCGGGACGCCCTGGTGGAGGCCGTGCGCGCGCGGCTCGCCGCCCCCAGACACGTACCGGGAGCCGACATAGACCCGGGACCCGTACCCGGGATGGGGCCCGCCGAGCGGCGCGCGGCCCGCGGCATGCCCGTGCCCGGTATTGGAGCCGACCTCTCCGGAGGCCCCGCCTCGGGCACCCTCGCCCTCCTCGCCGCCGGTCTGCCCGGCGCACCCGGCACCGTCCTGGGGCACGGCACGGGCGCCGGCGAGCGGCTCCTCGCGGTCACCTTCAACGACCTGGCGGTGAAGGGCCGGGAAGCGGAACTGGAACGGGCCGGGACGCTCGCCGCCAACCCGCGACTGCACCACGTGGTGGTCGCCGGGGGCGAGGAAGTGCTCCCCTACGCCGAGTTGGAGGGCCCCCTGACGGACGAGCCGGGCCCGTCCCTGGTGACGGCCGTCCGCCATCGCGCCCGCCTGGCCTCGGGCAGCGCGGACCACTTCACGGGGTACGGGGCCCGACAGGTACTGGACGCCCACCCGGCCCGCCTCGCGGACCTGCTCATGGACCGCAAGCGGCGCCATCTGGTGCGCCCGGTCGCGGCGTTGGCCAAGGCCGACGGCTCGGTCATGGTCCCCGCGCGCGTGTACGGCGCGGCCCGCAAACTGGCCCGTACGCCCTACCTGGTCGGTATCGAAGGGCTGGCCGACCGGCTGCTGCACAGGCGGTTCGAGGAGCCGGGAGGTGCCGTGGGGGCGTCTCTCGCCGCGCTCACGTGGGCCAGACCGGGACCCGCCGCGCGCTGGCTGACGGGCGAGGCCCTCGCTGAAGTATCGGTTCGTCTGACGGGCTCGGCGACCCGCGCGAGCGTCGGCCCCGGCCAGCGGCCGGGCGACTTCCGGGCCCGCACCGCGCTGGCCCGGCACGCCGCCGACCTGCGCATCCTGGAACAGGCCGCGGAGGTCCGCTTCCAGCGTCTGCACGCCCCCTTCCTCGACAACCAGGTCGTACGCGCCTGCCGCGCCCTCCCCGAAGCACTGCGCGTCCAGCCCGGAGCGCGGGCCGCCATACTGCGTACGGTCCTGGAGGGTGCCGGAGTGGCCGACCTCCCGCCCGGCTGGGGCGCACCCTCCCACGCGTCCTCGGCCGCCGCCGCGCGCACCGGGCTCCGCGTCGCCGTGGACGAACTGGTGGCCCTCTTCGACACGCCTCTCCTCGCCCAGGCGGGCCTGGTCGAGGCCCGCGTCGTCCGCAAGGCCCTGCGGGCGGCGGCCGACGGAGAGCCCCTGCCCCTGGAGGGCCTCGCGGACCTGGTCTCGCTCGAACTGTGGCTCCGCCGCCTCCTGGACCGCCGCGGCACCTGCTGGACGGGCACCCCGGCCCGCCAGCGCGCCGTCCCGGCGGGAATCCGGCCCCAGAGGGGGGCACTGGGCGCGGGCGCGCGGAGAGGCTAG
- a CDS encoding MFS transporter: MSREQRGPNEKLGAVLALAGISNAGLARRVNDLGAQRGLTLRYDKTSVARWVSKGMVPQGAAPHLIAAAIGQKLGRPVPLHEIGLADADPAPEVGLAFPRDVGQAVRSATDLYRLDLAGRRAGSGGIWQSLAGSFAVSAYATPASRWLITPADSSVARDANPAEGSGAPLKVGHSDVQKLREAAEDARRWDSKYGGGDWRSSMVPECLRVEAAPLLLGSYSDEVGRALFGASAELTRLAGWMAFDTGQQEAAQRYYIQALRLARAAADVPLGGYVLASMSLQATYRGFGDEGVDLAQAALERNRGLATARTMSFFRLVEARAHARAGDAQAAGGALKAAEGWLERARDGDQDPSWLGFYSYDRFAADAAECYRDLKAPRQVRRFTEQALSKPTEEFVRSHGLRLVVSAVAELESGNLDAACEQGVRAVEVAGRISSARTTEYVKDLLHRLEPYGDEPRVVELRERARPLLMAPA, translated from the coding sequence ATGTCCAGGGAGCAACGCGGGCCGAACGAAAAACTCGGCGCCGTTCTCGCCCTCGCGGGAATCAGCAACGCAGGACTCGCGCGTCGCGTCAACGATCTTGGCGCTCAACGCGGGTTGACTCTTCGCTACGACAAGACGTCGGTGGCGCGCTGGGTGTCGAAAGGCATGGTGCCGCAGGGCGCCGCGCCGCACCTCATCGCCGCCGCCATCGGCCAGAAACTCGGCCGCCCGGTCCCGCTCCACGAGATCGGTCTGGCGGACGCGGATCCCGCGCCCGAGGTGGGCCTCGCCTTCCCCCGAGACGTGGGACAGGCCGTACGGTCCGCGACGGACCTCTACCGGCTCGACCTCGCGGGGCGCCGGGCAGGTTCGGGCGGCATCTGGCAGTCTCTCGCCGGATCGTTCGCGGTGAGCGCGTACGCGACTCCCGCGTCCAGGTGGCTGATAACACCGGCCGACAGCTCGGTTGCACGCGACGCGAACCCGGCGGAGGGCTCCGGAGCACCGCTGAAAGTCGGCCACAGCGACGTGCAGAAGCTGCGGGAGGCCGCCGAGGACGCCAGGCGCTGGGACTCCAAGTACGGAGGCGGCGACTGGCGTTCGTCCATGGTGCCGGAGTGCTTACGGGTCGAGGCGGCACCGCTGCTCCTGGGCTCGTACTCGGACGAGGTCGGCCGGGCCCTTTTCGGGGCGAGCGCCGAACTCACCCGCCTGGCGGGCTGGATGGCCTTCGACACGGGCCAGCAGGAGGCCGCACAGCGCTACTACATCCAGGCACTGCGCCTGGCCCGCGCGGCGGCGGACGTGCCCTTAGGGGGCTACGTACTGGCTTCCATGTCCCTCCAGGCGACCTACCGCGGCTTCGGCGACGAGGGCGTGGACCTCGCGCAGGCCGCCCTGGAGCGCAACCGCGGCCTGGCCACCGCCCGCACGATGAGCTTCTTCCGCCTGGTGGAGGCCCGGGCCCACGCGCGCGCGGGTGACGCCCAGGCGGCCGGCGGCGCCCTGAAGGCGGCCGAGGGCTGGTTGGAGCGGGCTCGTGACGGCGACCAGGACCCGTCCTGGCTCGGCTTCTACTCGTACGACCGTTTCGCGGCCGACGCGGCGGAGTGCTACCGCGATCTGAAGGCTCCGCGGCAGGTCCGCCGTTTCACCGAGCAGGCCCTGTCGAAGCCGACGGAGGAGTTCGTACGGTCCCACGGGCTGCGTCTGGTGGTGTCGGCGGTCGCCGAGCTCGAGTCGGGCAACCTCGACGCGGCGTGCGAGCAGGGCGTACGGGCGGTGGAGGTGGCCGGGCGCATCTCCTCGGCCCGCACCACGGAGTACGTGAAGGATCTCCTCCACCGACTGGAGCCGTACGGCGACGAGCCACGCGTCGTGGAGCTGCGCGAGCGGGCCAGGCCGCTGCTCATGGCCCCGGCCTAG
- the lhgO gene encoding L-2-hydroxyglutarate oxidase has protein sequence MVREIAHDCDVLVIGGGIVGLSTAYAITRSAPGTRVTVLEKEPGPARHQTGRNSGVIHSGIYYRPGSLKARFAVRGAAELVKFCAEYDIAHAVTGKLIVATERDELPRLHALVQRGRENGIAVRELGASQIGEYEPEVRGLAAIRVATTGVCDFVGVARQLADASGARIRYGAKVAYIDRRPDRGVAVRTDDGTVVRARVLVNCAGLHCDAVARLTGDDPEMRIVPFRGEYYTLARPDLVNGLVYPVPDPAFPFLGVHLTRGIDGSVHIGPNAVPALAREGYDWRTVRPRELATTLAWPGSWHMARSHWRYGGGELRRSLSKTAFTQAVRRLLPAVTPDDLVPASAGVRAQAVLRDGTLVDDFLIQEGPRTVHVLNAPSPAATASLPIGREVARRTLKALANT, from the coding sequence ATGGTGCGGGAGATCGCTCACGACTGTGACGTGCTCGTGATCGGGGGCGGGATCGTCGGTCTGTCGACGGCCTACGCGATCACGCGTTCCGCTCCGGGCACGCGGGTGACGGTGCTGGAGAAGGAGCCCGGCCCGGCCCGCCATCAGACGGGACGCAACAGCGGGGTCATCCACAGCGGGATCTACTACCGCCCGGGCTCGCTGAAGGCCCGGTTCGCGGTGCGGGGCGCCGCCGAGCTGGTCAAGTTCTGCGCGGAGTACGACATCGCGCACGCGGTGACCGGCAAGCTGATCGTCGCCACGGAGCGGGACGAGCTCCCCCGCCTGCACGCACTGGTACAGCGGGGCCGGGAGAACGGCATCGCGGTCCGCGAGCTGGGCGCCTCCCAGATCGGCGAGTACGAGCCCGAGGTGCGGGGCCTCGCCGCGATCCGTGTCGCCACGACAGGGGTGTGCGACTTCGTGGGTGTGGCCCGACAGCTCGCGGACGCCTCGGGGGCCCGGATCCGGTACGGCGCGAAGGTCGCGTACATCGACCGACGTCCCGACCGCGGAGTGGCCGTCCGCACGGACGACGGCACGGTCGTCCGCGCGCGCGTGCTGGTCAACTGCGCCGGCCTCCACTGCGACGCCGTGGCCCGCCTGACGGGCGACGACCCCGAGATGCGGATCGTCCCCTTCCGCGGCGAGTACTACACCCTGGCCCGCCCCGACCTGGTCAACGGCCTCGTCTACCCCGTCCCCGACCCCGCGTTCCCCTTCCTCGGCGTCCACCTCACCCGGGGCATCGACGGCAGCGTCCACATCGGTCCGAACGCCGTCCCGGCGCTGGCGCGCGAGGGCTACGACTGGCGTACGGTCCGCCCCCGCGAGCTGGCCACGACCCTGGCCTGGCCCGGTTCCTGGCACATGGCCCGGAGCCACTGGCGCTACGGCGGCGGGGAGCTGCGCCGCTCGCTCTCCAAGACGGCCTTCACCCAGGCGGTCCGGCGCCTGCTGCCCGCGGTGACCCCCGACGACCTGGTCCCGGCGTCCGCGGGCGTCCGAGCCCAGGCGGTCCTGCGTGACGGCACCCTGGTGGACGACTTCCTGATCCAGGAGGGCCCCCGCACGGTCCACGTACTGAACGCGCCCTCCCCCGCGGCCACGGCCTCACTCCCCATCGGCCGAGAAGTGGCCCGCCGAACCCTCAAGGCCCTCGCAAACACCTGA
- the trmB gene encoding tRNA (guanosine(46)-N7)-methyltransferase TrmB: MSDSPLTPEPSGHPDAPPRTAPDGPPVDARVDAPAGTPRTPRPKGEPRFPDGPRADPAGSHFERRIRSFQPRRSRVTQGQEDALQRLWPKWGLDIDGQRTLDLAELFGADIPVVLEIGFGMGEATAVMASEDPGTGILAVDVHTPGQGNLLNLADRAGLSNLRVGNGDAIILLREMLAPDSLAGLRVYFPDPWPKKRHHKRRLIQPEFLTLAASRLRPGALLHCATDWEPYAEVMLEVLTAHPDFENTRPDGGFAPRPAFRPLTRFEGQGLDKGHAVNDLLFRRVPLTADSTGG, from the coding sequence GTGTCTGACTCACCCCTCACCCCCGAACCCTCCGGCCACCCCGACGCCCCGCCCCGCACCGCACCCGACGGCCCGCCCGTCGATGCCCGCGTCGACGCCCCCGCCGGCACCCCCCGTACCCCCCGCCCAAAGGGCGAGCCCCGCTTCCCCGACGGCCCCCGCGCCGACCCGGCAGGCTCCCACTTCGAGCGACGGATCCGCAGCTTCCAGCCACGCCGGAGCCGCGTCACCCAGGGCCAGGAGGACGCGCTGCAGCGTCTGTGGCCGAAGTGGGGCCTGGACATCGACGGACAGCGGACCCTCGACCTCGCCGAGCTGTTCGGGGCCGACATCCCGGTCGTGCTGGAGATCGGCTTCGGCATGGGCGAGGCGACCGCCGTGATGGCCTCCGAGGACCCGGGCACCGGAATCCTCGCCGTCGACGTCCACACCCCGGGCCAGGGCAACCTGCTGAACCTCGCGGACCGGGCCGGCCTGTCCAACCTCCGCGTCGGCAACGGCGACGCGATCATCCTGCTGCGCGAGATGCTGGCGCCGGACTCCCTCGCCGGCCTGCGGGTCTACTTCCCGGACCCGTGGCCCAAGAAGCGCCACCACAAAAGGCGCCTGATCCAGCCGGAGTTCCTCACACTCGCCGCGTCCCGCCTGCGCCCCGGCGCACTGCTGCACTGCGCGACGGACTGGGAACCGTACGCGGAGGTCATGCTCGAAGTCCTCACCGCGCACCCGGACTTCGAGAACACCCGGCCCGACGGCGGCTTCGCGCCACGTCCCGCCTTCCGGCCCCTGACGCGTTTCGAGGGCCAGGGCCTGGACAAGGGTCACGCAGTGAACGATCTGCTGTTCCGCCGCGTACCGCTTACTGCGGACAGCACGGGCGGCTGA
- a CDS encoding PrsW family intramembrane metalloprotease: protein MATSLPPPAPPGLPAGGVRRRARWWQRKWVRYGALTALLTLSGLVILALVRKQTGTEGFLVGLGLAVLPVPLLVAAFRWLDRVDPGPWRNILFSFAWGACAAALIAIVANSFATQWIATATADPSHADTLGATVIAPVVEESAKAAAVLLVFLFRRRDFTGIVDGVVIAGVTATGFAFTENILYLGTAFGTDQLTGDTGIFSVTAATFFVRVIMSPFAHPLFTVLTGIGFGIAARAADRQRVRRVLLPITGLLLAMGMHAMWNGSSSFGDYGFFAVYAAFMVPSFGLLTWLAVWTRQRELGTVRDELPPYAMAGWIAAPEPFVLGSMKARRLAREYATHHGGRDAGRAVAEYEAYATSLAFLRHRGRRGRAGADFVVRERELLHELWARREPARPALAYAARATAPPPAPPLWPGHGYPYTGHQHAEHPNGDRHGHPAPHPTSAPHPTYNPYRT from the coding sequence ATGGCCACCAGCCTTCCACCCCCGGCACCCCCCGGCCTTCCCGCCGGAGGCGTCCGTCGGCGCGCGCGCTGGTGGCAGCGCAAGTGGGTGCGTTACGGCGCGCTGACCGCCCTGCTCACCCTCTCGGGCCTCGTGATCCTGGCGCTCGTCCGCAAACAGACCGGCACCGAGGGCTTCCTGGTGGGCCTGGGGCTGGCCGTGCTGCCCGTCCCGCTCCTCGTCGCCGCGTTCCGCTGGCTGGACCGGGTCGATCCGGGGCCCTGGAGAAACATTCTCTTCTCCTTCGCGTGGGGCGCCTGCGCGGCCGCCCTGATAGCCATCGTCGCGAACAGCTTCGCGACCCAGTGGATAGCGACGGCCACCGCCGACCCGTCCCACGCCGACACCCTCGGCGCGACCGTCATAGCGCCGGTCGTCGAGGAGTCGGCGAAGGCCGCGGCGGTCCTGCTCGTCTTCCTGTTCCGCAGACGGGACTTCACCGGGATCGTCGACGGCGTGGTGATAGCCGGGGTCACCGCGACGGGCTTCGCGTTCACCGAGAACATCCTCTATCTGGGCACCGCGTTCGGCACCGACCAGCTCACCGGCGACACGGGCATCTTCTCCGTCACCGCCGCCACCTTCTTCGTACGCGTGATCATGTCGCCCTTCGCGCACCCGCTGTTCACCGTGCTGACCGGGATCGGTTTCGGCATCGCCGCGCGCGCCGCGGACCGCCAGCGGGTGCGCCGCGTGCTCCTCCCGATCACCGGGCTGCTGCTCGCGATGGGCATGCACGCGATGTGGAACGGCTCGTCGAGCTTCGGCGACTACGGCTTCTTCGCGGTCTACGCGGCCTTCATGGTGCCGTCGTTCGGGCTGCTCACCTGGCTGGCCGTCTGGACCCGCCAGCGCGAACTGGGCACGGTCCGCGACGAACTTCCCCCGTACGCCATGGCGGGCTGGATCGCCGCACCCGAGCCGTTCGTCCTCGGCTCGATGAAGGCTCGGCGGCTGGCCCGCGAGTACGCCACCCACCACGGCGGTCGGGACGCGGGCCGGGCCGTCGCGGAGTACGAGGCGTACGCGACGTCGCTGGCGTTCCTGCGTCACCGGGGCCGCCGCGGCCGGGCGGGCGCGGACTTCGTCGTACGGGAACGGGAGCTGCTCCACGAGCTGTGGGCCCGCCGGGAGCCGGCCCGCCCGGCCCTGGCGTACGCGGCCAGAGCGACGGCCCCGCCCCCGGCGCCGCCACTCTGGCCGGGACACGGGTACCCATACACGGGACATCAGCACGCGGAACACCCCAACGGGGACCGACACGGGCATCCTGCTCCGCACCCGACCTCGGCGCCGCATCCCACGTACAACCCGTACCGGACCTGA
- a CDS encoding aldo/keto reductase, with product MTSLRKLGSSDLEVFPLALGGNVFGWTADEARSFAVLDAYTAAGGNFVDSADTYSAWAPGNEGGESETVLGDWLTARGNRADVLVATKVGAHPRYKGLSAANIKAAAEASLRRLKTDHIDLYYTHFDDPSVPVEEILAALDELVRAGKVRAIAASNLSPERLQESLDFSDREGLARYVALQPHYNLVSRDTYEGPLQDVASRGGLAAVPYSALAAGFLTGKYRAGARIDSPRAGSAGKHLETERGQRVLAALDEVAQERGAEIATVALAWLASRPTVAAPIASARTVEQLPALLKVAELTLTDADLTKLTNASA from the coding sequence ATGACTTCTCTTCGCAAGCTGGGTTCGTCCGACCTGGAGGTCTTCCCGCTCGCCCTCGGCGGCAACGTCTTCGGCTGGACCGCCGACGAGGCCAGGTCCTTCGCCGTGCTCGACGCGTACACCGCCGCCGGCGGGAACTTCGTGGACAGCGCCGACACGTACTCGGCCTGGGCGCCGGGCAACGAGGGCGGTGAGTCCGAGACCGTCCTCGGCGACTGGCTGACCGCGCGCGGCAACCGCGCAGACGTCCTCGTCGCGACCAAGGTCGGTGCCCATCCCCGGTACAAGGGCCTGTCCGCGGCGAACATCAAGGCGGCCGCCGAGGCGTCGCTGCGTCGTCTGAAGACGGACCACATCGACCTCTACTACACGCACTTCGACGACCCGTCCGTCCCGGTCGAGGAGATCCTCGCGGCCCTGGACGAGCTCGTGCGCGCCGGCAAGGTCCGCGCGATCGCCGCGTCCAACCTCTCTCCCGAACGGCTCCAGGAGTCCCTGGACTTCTCCGACCGCGAGGGCCTCGCGCGGTACGTGGCGCTCCAGCCCCACTACAACCTGGTCTCCCGCGACACGTACGAAGGACCGCTCCAGGACGTCGCCTCGCGCGGCGGACTGGCCGCCGTGCCCTACTCCGCGCTCGCGGCAGGATTTCTCACCGGCAAGTACCGGGCGGGCGCCCGCATCGACAGCCCCCGGGCCGGTTCGGCGGGCAAGCACCTGGAGACGGAGCGGGGGCAGCGGGTCCTGGCCGCGCTCGACGAGGTCGCGCAGGAACGCGGGGCCGAGATCGCGACCGTGGCCCTGGCCTGGCTCGCGTCCCGCCCGACGGTCGCCGCGCCGATCGCCAGCGCCCGTACGGTGGAGCAGCTTCCGGCGCTGCTGAAGGTGGCGGAGCTGACCCTCACGGACGCGGACCTCACGAAGCTGACCAACGCCTCCGCCTGA
- a CDS encoding M23 family metallopeptidase: MASNRPAPAPSFVPNEFTGDTSGDKKPDTFAYGARKDEETWEVWNPSADTVVPVRGRHRVSKQRGGGLARSSTVLGVGVIAAVGAGGMATAQTGKPPVSISIPDLPNVGSLISDEEAPEGSSTPLTAAGLTTADAEQGSADAGEALRTRIMLQAELQQDQVDREAQAAAEAAAAKKAATLAAKEQDAAKAKAAAAEQKKKDEAKKKAEAARLAELATQYTLPTSSYTITSTYGQSGSLWSSGQHTGLDFAAPTGTPIKAVHSGTVTEAGWNGSYGYRTVLTLDDGTEVWYAHQSSIGVSVGQKVGTGDVIGRVGATGNVTGAHLHLEVHTSGGSGIDPMAWLRGKGLNP, encoded by the coding sequence GTGGCGTCCAACAGGCCTGCCCCCGCACCCTCGTTCGTGCCGAATGAGTTCACGGGGGACACCTCGGGTGACAAGAAGCCCGACACCTTCGCCTACGGCGCTCGTAAGGACGAGGAGACCTGGGAGGTCTGGAATCCCAGCGCGGACACCGTCGTTCCCGTCCGCGGCCGGCACCGCGTCTCCAAGCAGCGCGGCGGAGGACTCGCCCGCAGCTCCACCGTTCTGGGCGTCGGTGTCATAGCCGCCGTCGGCGCGGGCGGCATGGCCACCGCGCAGACCGGCAAGCCGCCGGTGTCGATCTCGATCCCCGACCTGCCGAACGTGGGCTCGCTGATCTCGGACGAAGAGGCCCCCGAGGGCTCCAGCACGCCGCTCACCGCCGCCGGCCTCACCACGGCCGACGCCGAGCAGGGCAGCGCGGACGCCGGTGAGGCCCTGCGCACCCGCATCATGCTCCAGGCGGAGCTCCAGCAGGACCAGGTCGACCGCGAGGCCCAGGCGGCCGCAGAGGCCGCCGCCGCGAAGAAGGCCGCCACGCTGGCGGCCAAGGAGCAGGACGCGGCGAAGGCCAAGGCCGCCGCCGCCGAGCAGAAGAAGAAGGACGAGGCCAAGAAGAAGGCCGAGGCCGCGCGCCTCGCCGAACTCGCCACGCAGTACACGCTGCCCACCTCCTCGTACACGATCACCTCGACCTACGGGCAGTCCGGCTCGCTGTGGTCCTCGGGCCAGCACACGGGTCTGGACTTCGCCGCTCCCACGGGTACCCCGATCAAGGCCGTTCACAGCGGCACGGTCACCGAGGCGGGCTGGAACGGCTCGTACGGCTACCGCACGGTCCTCACGCTCGACGACGGCACCGAGGTCTGGTACGCCCACCAGTCGTCGATCGGGGTCAGCGTCGGGCAGAAGGTCGGCACGGGCGACGTCATCGGCCGCGTGGGCGCGACCGGCAACGTCACCGGGGCGCACCTGCACCTGGAGGTCCACACCAGCGGCGGCAGCGGCATCGACCCGATGGCCTGGCTGCGCGGCAAGGGCCTCAACCCGTAG
- a CDS encoding PP2C family protein-serine/threonine phosphatase encodes MAGRREVEKWAPGPVEPERRTVSYAHTRTLVRLLPALLIAAGVCYDLLSPKDFTAAPFFTAAALVAAPLFSLGATVCTGIVGTAAMALVHLRFAFDVGAVTEVVTVGTVAGLAIVINRLVSLGNARLASAREIAEAAQRAVLPEPAGRIGGLDIAARYVAAQADAFIGGDLYAVQDTPHGVRLVLGDVRGKGMGAVGTVAVVIGAFREAAEHEATLEAVAQRLERALAREGVRRDSVEIFEGFTTAVLAEIPHGAQVVRLVNRGHPGPLLLHGDGTVRTLAAADPSLPLGMGELGGRPDRAQEEALPGGAVLLLHTDGLSEARDERGVFFDPVGQLSGRVFAGPDELLDELVDDVHRYTGGRSTDDMALLAVRRP; translated from the coding sequence GTGGCCGGGCGTCGTGAGGTGGAGAAGTGGGCGCCGGGGCCCGTCGAGCCCGAGCGACGGACCGTCTCCTACGCCCACACCCGCACCCTCGTCCGCCTGCTGCCCGCGCTGCTGATCGCCGCGGGAGTCTGTTACGACCTCCTCTCGCCCAAGGACTTCACCGCGGCCCCCTTCTTCACGGCCGCCGCGCTCGTGGCCGCACCGCTCTTCTCGCTCGGCGCCACCGTCTGCACGGGCATCGTGGGAACAGCGGCCATGGCCCTCGTGCACCTCAGGTTCGCCTTCGACGTGGGCGCGGTCACCGAGGTCGTCACCGTGGGAACCGTCGCCGGCCTGGCGATCGTCATCAACCGGCTGGTGAGCCTCGGCAACGCCCGCCTCGCCTCGGCGCGGGAGATCGCCGAGGCCGCCCAGCGGGCCGTACTGCCCGAACCGGCCGGGCGGATCGGCGGGCTCGACATCGCGGCCAGATACGTGGCGGCGCAGGCGGACGCGTTCATCGGGGGCGACCTGTACGCCGTGCAGGACACCCCGCACGGCGTACGGCTCGTCCTGGGAGACGTGCGGGGCAAGGGCATGGGGGCGGTCGGCACCGTGGCCGTCGTCATCGGGGCCTTCCGGGAGGCCGCCGAGCACGAGGCCACTCTGGAGGCGGTCGCCCAGCGACTGGAACGGGCACTGGCGCGCGAGGGCGTCCGGCGGGACAGCGTCGAGATCTTCGAAGGCTTCACCACCGCCGTCCTCGCCGAGATCCCGCACGGCGCCCAGGTCGTACGCCTCGTCAACCGCGGCCACCCCGGGCCCCTCCTCCTGCACGGCGACGGAACCGTCCGCACACTCGCCGCGGCGGATCCCTCGCTGCCCCTCGGGATGGGGGAGCTGGGCGGCCGGCCCGACCGCGCGCAGGAGGAGGCGCTCCCGGGCGGGGCCGTGCTGCTCCTCCACACCGACGGGCTGTCCGAGGCCCGGGACGAGCGGGGCGTGTTCTTCGATCCGGTGGGACAGCTGTCCGGGCGGGTCTTCGCCGGGCCCGACGAACTGCTCGACGAGCTGGTGGACGACGTCCACCGGTACACCGGGGGCCGGTCCACGGACGACATGGCGCTGCTCGCCGTGCGACGGCCGTAG